One stretch of Bombus terrestris chromosome 5, iyBomTerr1.2, whole genome shotgun sequence DNA includes these proteins:
- the LOC100650198 gene encoding histone-lysine N-methyltransferase, H3 lysine-79 specific isoform X1 has product MELRLHSPAGAEPIVYQWPLTSGSGSDRHDGALDVVETMRWVCEDLPDLKLPLENNILCDYDTRDYESMKNLCDKFNRAIDSLVQLEKGTSLPSQRLNKRPSRGLLRHILQQTYNQAVVEPDKLNQYEPFSPEVYGETSYELVCQMIDQIDVTEDDVFVDLGSGVGQVVLQMAAATLCKICIGVERADVPSRYAQSMEVNFRKWLNWYGKRCGEYRLVKGDFLADEHRESITGATIVFVNNFAFGPTVDHQLKERFADLRDGARIVSSKSFCPLNFRITDRNLSDIGTIMHVSEMSPLKGSVSWTGKPVSYYLHVIDRTKLERYFHRLKNNKQGGDENSDSVINNTANNNNKVTNRGERGDRAKRDLSRQLESPNHSEQQGTNSDSDADENNIKNRRQSTKIRRKISRKSSSIRPPARGRQRGRGVKKSKPKKAINISGLDLLHSQTLLSTSPQALGKKPPPAPGCVDQQLSSLSLSLQSHSTSVHEELSIPPAPSATPYALQILLDLYRDQFMLMLESMRTPSYRVSVNTDIAKERERNSKLQSRAAQLEKQIKVLIDDSVALLKARMTELGINATSPGDLLAKAKEIVLRHKQLQAKASKLQAQVASMENEQSRLTALRHQELQEKYSSLTNTNGISNPSQPLTQDYILKEISATLSQRKRLHCQVSKLEHELNVLERANNEKQVAAIAQQQREALGSKHSQSQHHQQQQNGKSGSSRKNREGRSRSQEWPDVPDIGKIQENNPEILAQKILETGRQIEAGRILNRQNSSTSTNSRTRLPQASLSFSTTSPSISSSQSQINNKETTNRTQEPPRVANFEDRLKSIITSVLNEDQQNRNKQQQMQLQVQLQNQTEQDRKRITLPQNVSTPDYTQVSPAKLALRRHLSQERLSSHLTPSDRPTIDSRQSSHDNRIVAGGNGLLGTRTIGDLVSGEIERTLEISNQSIINAAVDMSAIVRPENVYSPISRPASAEGDAGLSTLAHVASYAPTSSAISTCTPTTTSRSSVLFTPVAQPQRYTPVQLPRADIKPYHESYFSDNPSQSLTQAHPPPSLHTSQATSTGELLPVEGLAASLHARILNNHNTKTEPILTTNRRFQPYPRYATSSNSNSSTTTNGMVTAICQSQPSMSLKTEAVVSSVSTSGAPLSPLVEPHSNTSTPLVDEPQMTTQRQRNGIGDDDGEADWQDRISSGFDRLVAFASTELDKRRRSTEGVNTSPDSGLGSDSTVTGPPPVIPSPDEALGPPRTPSPTSPRPPNPSNSSSTSSNSSSSSSTSSVPLKYQRHPDPERHHFKKKFFHRDWNNSGSTSKFRPKGKDWDWNHSGQWPSNDEQS; this is encoded by the exons ATGGAGCTGCGCCTGCACTCGCCAGCCGGAGCAGAACCGATCGTCTATCAATGGCCCCTCACCTCCGGATCCGGATCT gaTCGTCATGATGGTGCACTTGATGTTGTTGAAACAATGAGATGGGTTTGTGAGGATTTGCCAGATCTAAAGCTACCAttagaaaataacattttatgtGATTATGACACAAGAGATTATGAAAGTATGAAAAATTTATGTGACAAATTTAATAGAGCAATTGATAGTTTAGTTCAGCTG GAGAAAGGCACTAGTTTACCATCTCAAAGATTGAATAAAAGACCTAGTCGAGGTTTACTTAGGCATATACTTCAGCAAACATATAATCAAGCAGTAGTGGAACCAGACAAATTAAATCAGTACGAGCCATTTTCACCAGAAGTATATGGAGAAACAAGTTATGAACTTGTGTGTCAAATGATTGATCAAATTGATGTAACAGAAGATGATGTATTTGTTGACTTGGGATCTGGAGTTGGACAAGTGGTTCTTCAAATGGCTGCAGCAACTTTATGCAAAATTTGTATTGGAGTTGAAAGAGCTGATGTACCATCAAGATATGCACAG AGTATGGAAGTAAACTTTCGTAAATGGTTGAATTGGTATGGGAAAAGATGCGGTGAATATCGTTTGGTAAAAGGCGATTTTTTAGCTGATGAACATCGTGAAAGCATTACTGGAGCTACGATAGtgtttgttaataattttgcaTTTGGTCCAACGGTGGATCATCAACTGAAAGAACGATTTGCTGATTTACGGGACGGAGCACGAATCGTATCGTCAAAATCATTTTGCCCCCTCAACTTTCGCATAACGGATAGAAATCTCAGTG aTATTGGTACGATAATGCATGTATCAGAGATGTCACCACTAAAGGGTTCTGTCTCGTGGACTGGTAAACCGGTGTCTTATTATTTACATGTAATTGATCGTACTAAGTTAGAACGTTATTTCCACCGCTTAAAGAATAACAAGCAAGGTGGCGATGAAAATTCTGATTCTGTGATAAATAACACTGCCAACAATAACAATAAGGTTACAAATAGAGGTGAAAGAGGTGATAGAGCTAAACGGGATCTTTCAAGGCAGTTAGAAAGTCCGAATCATTCGGAGCAACAAGGAACAAATAGCGATTCTGATGCAGatgaaaataacattaaaaatcgTCGGCAATCAACTAAGATCCGTAGAAAAATAAGTAGGAAATCAAGTAGTATAAGACCCCCGGCTAGAGGCAGACAGAGGGGAAGAGGCGTAAAGAAATCAAAGCCCAAGAAAGCAATTAATATTTCTGGTTTGGACTTACTGCATAGTCAAACATTACTGAGTACATCTCCGCAAGCTTTGGGAAAGAAACCACCGCCCGCGCCTGGTTGTGTGGATCAACAACTGTCTTCATTATCACTTTCATTACAGTCACATTCCACCTCTGTGCATGAAGAACTTAGTATACCACCTGCTCCGTCCGCCACTCCGTACGCATTACAAATACTTTTGGACTTGTACAG GGACCAATTTATGCTCATGTTAGAATCAATGAGAACTCCTTCGTACAGAGTGTCAGTCAATACAGATATtgcaaaagaaagagaaagaaattcaaaGTTACAATCGAGAGCGGCGCaattagaaaaacaaataaaggtATTAATTGATGATAGTGTAGCACTTTTAAAAGCAAGAATGACCGAGCTAGGTATAAATGCGACATCGCCTGGAGATTTACTTGCAAAGGCTAAGGAGATAGTTCTTAGACACAAACAGTTGCAAGCTAAAGCAAGTAAGCTACAGGCCCAGGTTGCATCTATGGAAAATGAACAATCGAGATTAACTGCGCTTAGACATCAAGAATTACAAGAAAAGTATAGTAGTCTCACAAATACGAATGGCATATCAAATCCATCACAACCACTTACTCAGGATTACATATTGAAAGAAATTTCTGCAACTTTGTCTCAACGTAAAAGATTACATTGTCAG GTATCCAAATTGGAACATGAACTAAATGTTTTGGAAAGAGCAAATAATGAAAAACAAGTTGCTGCAATAGCTCAGCAACAAAGAGAGGCACTGGGTTCTAAACACTCACAAAGTCAACATCATCAGCAGCAGCAAAATGGAAAGAGCGGATCATCACGAAAAAATAGAGAAGGACGTTCTAGATCGCAAGAATGGCCTGATGTTCCTGATATTGGGAAAATACAGGAAAATAATCCAGAAATATTGGCGCAAAAGATCTTGGAAACTGGCAGACAAATAGAAGCTGGTCGAATATTAAACAGACAAAATAGTAGTACCAGTACTAATTCTAGAACCAGACTGCCACAAGCATCTCTCAGTTTTTCTACTACTTCACCATCTATTTCATCCTCACAAtcgcaaataaataataaggaGACAACAAATAGAACTCAGGAACCTCCTAGGGTTGCAAATTTCGAAGATAGGTTAAAGAGTATCATTACGAGTGTTTTAAATGAAGATCAACAAAATAGAAATAAGCAACAACAAATGCAACTACAGGTGCAATTACAAAATCAGACTGAGCAAGATAGAAAACGTATTACATTGCCACAAAATGTTTCTACTCCTGATTATACACag GTTTCACCTGCGAAGTTAGCACTTCGTCGTCACCTCTCTCAAGAACGTCTTTCCTCTCATTTAACACCATCTGATAGACCAACAATCGACTCGAGGCAATCGAGTCATGATAATCGTATTGTAGCAGGAGGAAATGGATTGCTTGGCACTAGAACAATTGGTGATTTGGTCAGTGGAGAAATAGAGAGAACGCTAGAAATATCCAACCAATCTATAATAAATGCTGCTGTTGATATGAGCGCAATTGTAAGGCCAGAAAATGTATATTCTCCTATCAGTAGACCAGCTAGTGCAGAAGGTGATGCTGGCTTATCAACTCTAGCGCACGTAGCAAGTTACGCTCCAACTTCTTCTGCTATTTCAACATGTACTCCTACCACTACTTCAAGATCATCTGTGTTATTTACTCCAGTAGCACAACCACAAAG ATACACACCAGTCCAATTACCTCGTGCAGATATCAAACCTTATCATGAATCGTATTTCTCTGACAATCCTTCTCAGTCACTCACACAGGCCCATCCGCCACCGTCATTACATACATCACAGGCAACATCAACCGGCGAGCTTTTGCCAGTAGAAGGACTAGCTGCATCTTTACATGCtcgtattttaaataatcaCAACACAAAAACTGAGCCAATACTGACTACAAATAGAAg ATTTCAACCATATCCTCGATATGCAACTAGTAGCAACAGTAATAGCAGTACAACAACAAATGGTATGGTGACAGCCATTTGTCAATCACAACCTTCGATGTCACTAAAAACGGAGGCAGTGGTATCATCAGTAAGCACAAGCGGAGCGCCATTGAGTCCTCTCGTGGAACCACATTCTAATACGTCCACGCCGCTAGTTGATGAGCCCCAAATGACAACGCAGAGACAACGAAATGGTATTGGCGATGACG ACGGAGAAGCGGATTGGCAAGATCGTATCAGTTCTGGATTTGATAGACTGGTTGCATTTGCATCGACGGAGTTGGATAAGCGAAGAAGATCTACAGAGGGAGTAAATACAAGTCCTGACAGTGGTTTAGGATCGGACAGCACGGTGACGGGACCTCCACCGGTGATTCCGTCGCCAGATGAAGCACTGGGACCTCCACGTACACCTTCACCGACCAGTCCTCGCCCACCGAATCCCTCCAACAGTAGTAGTACGAGCAGTAACagcagtagtagcagtagcACATCTTCGGTGCCTCTAAAATATCAACGTCATCCAGATCCGGAACGACATCATTTTAAGAAAAAGTTTTTTCATAGAGATTGGAATAACTCTGGGAGTACCAGTAAGTTTCGTCCTAAAGGCAAAGATTGGGATTGGAATCATTCAGGACAATGGCCTTCGAATGACGAACAAtcttaa